Within Engraulis encrasicolus isolate BLACKSEA-1 chromosome 8, IST_EnEncr_1.0, whole genome shotgun sequence, the genomic segment GTTCCTCTAAACTGGCAGGTTCAGGAGGTCAGACAGAGAGCCGTGCTGATGCCCATGGAGTGTTAACGGCTGGAGTGTGAATGTTCTGAACGTTCCGGAAAACAGAAACTTGGTTTGCGATGCGAATCGAAAAATTCTTGGGTTTTTCTTGacgtggacatcagcaggttccCCCGGTTAACAATTGGTCACACATACAGAAAAGTTCAGAGTCCGGTATGAACATGGGTGGTTCGCTGGCAAACACTTTAGTTTCGAGTGTAACTGGTGCGGGCTTGGATATCTGCACCATCGTGGTCGGCCTAAAAACAGTAGAGGTTCTGTTACAGATGCCTGCAAGAACCATAGCAAATCACCTCAAAGAGTCCGTCAGAGAACTTTTAGAGGTTCCCCTAAAGTACCGAACTGAAGAACCTCCAACATCTCTTTGAGGATCTAATTAGTCAGTTTTTACAGTCTGTGACTGCAGGGGCTTACCCCTAAATGCTCAACATAACAACCCTTGCCCCACCACCTCCTGAGAAGGTTCCATAAATACTTCGCCTGAGAGAAATAAAGGAATTTTAAGGAACATTACAAAATAATTAACAACAAAGTTGTCACAAATgatttgtgtgtagagtgatACATAAGTGATACATTAGCAAACGTTAAAGACCTTTTCTATCATGTCTTTTTCGGCAGTGAGATGAAGGGGACCAACTCATTTTCCATGATTACCATCATTTGCTCAGTCGTCATCATGATGCTTGTGTGGGGAGGGGAACAATTACCATTTTGTAAagcttgatatggaccatgcattTTGTGTCTGAAGTAAATAAATTGAATGTGACGATGACTGAAAATCACCAGTGAtaaatgcagtacagtagagACGCAACACAACGTTGCATTAAACTGGCTTTTGGAAAGTAAGCAACACAGTACAAACAGCAACGGAGTGTACCTTCAGAAGCATGGTTTCTTCATCCCTGGATCAGGAGAATAAGAAGCAGCAGAAACTGGACCCAGATCAGTGAAGAAGCGTTGAGGGGAGCTGCGGCAGATTCAAGCCTGTCACCATATTGATTCAGGAGCCGCAGAGCGACACCATTGGTCCAGCCAAAGCCCAGCTGtggagaacacacaaacacacacacacacagacacacacacacacacacacacacacacaaacacacacacacaattaattaaATCATTCAACCAATACTATATAGATGTCTTCAATATGCCGTTAGTCCTCTTTCAATTTAAACTATGTTGTAAATGTCTCGTCACAGCATAGTTTCACTATCATAGCACACTATCAAGGAAAAAAAACTAGAAAACACATAACATGTTAGTTACTATGTTATAAATATGCTACAGTGTACTTCtctgctttttaaaataaaaataactgaAGTTGTGAGTACCTGGACGTCATACTCTCCGCCTCCTCCAGGCTTTCCCCCAGAGTTGACATCATACTATTAAAAACATAAAGAAAGAGAAGTTGAATGTTGGTAAGACGATGAAGATAAACTGTGATTCACTGCATATTGAAAAGGGTATATTATTTTAATACAGAACATTTTACTTGTGCATTATGACAAAACTGAGAGACTGATGAATAGGTCAAGATAGTTTGAGATCAAGACAGATGGAGAAGATTTTATTATGTAACCTTCTCAAACATGGCCTCATATTTTGTGTAGGCTGCCCAGTTCGTTGTAATCCACTTCTGAGCCAACTGGAAGGCCAGCTCTTTGGATTCCTCCAGGGGGATATCTGCTAAACCTGGTGAGCAAAGGAGAATGCAGCAAATGAAATATTAAACAGGAAAAAAGCACACAGTAAAATCTACTGGCATCATCCTCTAAAAGAAGGGTAACCTTGGGCTAACGTCAGTGTGCTGACTGTTGTGGATTTTGCAGACAAAGAAATACAGTATGAAACATACCCTACTATAAGTCAACAATACGTGTATATCCTCAGAAGCAGCTTAATTTAGTTTTTGGAAGTTCATTCACTTGAATGCACATTCAATTATAGATTACTGTTTACAATGACAAATAGCCCATACAAAAATTAATAGCCCAATATGAGCACAAAATAACCCATTTAGTATAAAACCCACATTTTGTACAATCCATCTAATGTATGCCATGTCATTAACTCACCTTGTATTAGCATGTGTTGAAGGGGCGGCCAGCCATTGGGCATGTCCCACTGTTCACCGCTGTTCTCAAAAGAGGTAGGCACTCCATAGTGATAGTCCAGCGCTCCGCTGTCCTGcacaataaaggataataaaaagGTTGTGTTTTAAATCAAGAGGCTGTAAAATCAAACATGAAAAATATGTAAATGGATGCATCATCACACACACTAATCTCACACTAAGTCCGCTCATTTTAAATCTAATTGAACAAAAATGAAGGTCCGTTGGTTGAATAAAGGAAAGTACCGGTATTTTCCAATGTGTGGTGGTCTACACATTTGGGTGTTAAGAATATCTTTTGTTGGCTAGCTGTCTGGAGTTGTTGTGGTATCACATATCTATGACTATGCTCTGGACAAATTATTTTTCCGTTTCCAACCGTCCCATTCCCATACTCAAGGGGATTAGGTCATGCTGGGTTGCAAAAACTGCTGAGATAATTGTTCATACCACTCTCTGGGGAACTTAAATTAATATGCACAATCTACAATCTAAAAAAAGAAGTAATTATACTATATACTACAAGAGTATATGATTTCATTGTAGAAATCTCACACAATAACGAGATCCTCCAGAAATTAACAGTGCTTTGAAACTATGACAACATGTTGTTTTGATTCATTCAAAAGTCATCTTGAATTTCACGTGTACAAACTACAGGTGACATCATGAAGGCCTAAAACAAACGCactgattaaaatgatgaagATTCTGCTTGCTCGTAAAACAACACAACTTGTGTCAACCTGTACAAGCTCTTCCTACCAGTCATTATCATGGACAAAAAATACAGCAACAACAGTGTGAAAAAGTGCAGCTCTGCTTGCTCTCACCTTGAGGTAATTAAAAGCCTTTAGTTGCATGTCGCTGTTCCTGAAGCAGTGGGCCCACAGGGGCGCCAGGTTTGACGGGTAGAAAGCAGCGTTGCGACTGTTGGTGAGCGTGTTGTAATCAAACCACGCGCCCTTGTCCGGGTCCCACAGCACCGCCTCAACAGCGGCCTGGCGAAGTTGGTGGGCTTCCTCATACACTTTGGCTGCAGCATGGTTTCCTGGGAAAATACATAAAGGAACAAAAATGAAAAGCCAGAGTGGAATCGAATCAACGTTGATGAAAAATGCATTCTTAAACAATTTGTTGCTGGCAACAGTGGTGATTGCACTGGAAAGGCTCATGCCTTACTGTCAGTAAACTCTTCGCATGTGCACATACGCCCACATGgccgcacgcacaaatgcatgcacacacgcacgcacacacgcacgcgcgcgcgcaagcgcacacacttAAATGGATggatcattgcattgttacagtcaCTGACTTGCAGCCGAATTCCAACTATTAATGAAACAAAGATGGAAGACtaaagcacacatactgtagctatGCAAGATTTTATAGAAATGGACAACAGCCAAGCAGGTCCCCTGCACTGCATTCTGGTGTAACAGGATTCGAATACAACAATGCAGAGTTAGTATTCTGCTATTACAAAATTTGCACAGTCACCAGACATTTGTATGCATGTCATCTCACCTAATTCACGATGGAAAAAAGCTAATGTGAACTCGTTGAGGCAGAGAAAGGAGTTGAGGTCAGTGGGCACAATGGCGGAGGTGTGAGTGTCCTTCAGGCTGGCGGCACTTGGGGAGTCCTCCTCGCCAACGAACCATCGCGAACTGTAGTCCCATCCAGACTCTGCTCCGGCTTTAAGCTCTGTATATAACCTGATCTTCTCCTCTGTAGAAagcaaagtagagtagagtatcatttattagagaagagtagagtagagtagagtatcatttattagagaagagtagagtagagtagagtagagtatcatttattacagtagagtagagtatcatttattaatcctgagggaaaattaaggtgtcataaatacagaagacattacatacAAGACATTACAAACAACATTCCACATATAATGTATTAACAACATTCCACATATAATGTATTAACAAAATTGCtaactcttacatacattcagcccaaggcaaaAGACAATGTAGGTATGATACATAAACACTGAAAATCAATAACGGTCTGTGAATATTTTTATTCATAAAGccgtgtaacccaataaatgagTAGTGGACAtggcataatagggcacctttaaaaaTACACATTTTGTTCTTTAGGGACCAATGGATAGGCCTACAGGTCCAATAATACCACATGGAGTAGATGCTATATTAGTAAGGAAGGAATGTTTTTGTTGGTATCCTATCTGAACATCACATtacatacattgcattacacacaaacactgcaactCGGAAACCATGCAAAGAGGCTGGTACTAAAAACAGTATGAATACAAACATGAAGACATTCAGTACCTTCTGGTAGAAGTTCAGCAAGTTCTGCATCCACACTATAGGCCTCGGGTCTGTACCGGAGATGAGGGAAAATATGATAATATCCACATAATGCACAAGATTTGGAAATCATTTGCTTTGCAAGACATGAAATACTTCATGTTAGTCATATTTTAACTGTTCAAATAAACTTCACCTTGGTCCATCAACTTGCACATTGTAATGGTTCAGAGTGTAATTCGTGCCATTGACTGCCACAACCACAGAGCGGTTTGTCATCCAAAAGTTGTATTCCTTCTCCAAAGCTGGCAAAGCTTTcctgaagacaaaaaaaatcattaagTAAGAAAATTAAAGTGATATTGAACAGAGGATGACGGCTATCTGAACACATGGACCTTCTGTACCTCAAAAATTGTTCATCTTTTGTGGCTTGATAGTAATCCCGGACCATTGCAGTGAGAAACGGAGGCTGACTGCGACGCTCATAGTAAATCCGGTTTCCATTTGGTACAAAACCGTACCTGTGAATCAAGATGATCAGAAGTGTACAGTAGATCCAGAGTTTACGAATTTACAAATGTGATTCAAATACATTTGATTAATTATTAATGAGCATTCGTggccaggtttttttttaaactttcagcATCCTGGACTGACACTTTTGAAATCAACAGCGATTAGAGCTGGAGACTGGAGATGGACTGGTTATTCAACTTCTCTTAACTATTCAACTTCTGTTAACtattccagtggttcttaacctttttttctcaacgcacccccttacctgtgcccaagacaagtcgcgcacccccaactcaagcgtctacacgtatatacacactaaaaatatttttgtgattaattacaatgatttttgtaaCATTAACCAATAccttatgcctttacatggggaccaaaacatgttttaatttggttttcatttggcctaattataatgttcgtttgcagaattttggtcacaacctcaacacaaataaaatcccgcgcaccccctaaaatctctggtgcacccccagggggtgcccacacccaaggttaagaaccactgaactatTCAACATCATATACATGCAACAACTTCATGTCCCACTCCGATCCCAGGACTTGTTAACCATAACCCACCACAGCGTCATTAACTATATCCTCTTTATTTAAGACAGTACTTAATCTCCTATAGCTCATCATAT encodes:
- the treh gene encoding trehalase, with protein sequence MKAICLVFCFFFVQGHELPPPCESEIYCTGELLRQVQMAKLFTDNKHFVDMRLLSPPDEVLAAFHQLASEAPGQAVPRDKLQEFVKRFFDEPGKELQPWTPPDWHDKPSFLSKIKDPNLYTWADELHLLWKSLGRTVSKDVKSHSEQYSYIYTPNPVIVPGGRFRELYYWDTFWVIDGLLVCDMKDTARGMIENFIYLIDKYGFVPNGNRIYYERRSQPPFLTAMVRDYYQATKDEQFLRKALPALEKEYNFWMTNRSVVVAVNGTNYTLNHYNVQVDGPRPEAYSVDAELAELLPEEEKIRLYTELKAGAESGWDYSSRWFVGEEDSPSAASLKDTHTSAIVPTDLNSFLCLNEFTLAFFHRELGNHAAAKVYEEAHQLRQAAVEAVLWDPDKGAWFDYNTLTNSRNAAFYPSNLAPLWAHCFRNSDMQLKAFNYLKDSGALDYHYGVPTSFENSGEQWDMPNGWPPLQHMLIQGLADIPLEESKELAFQLAQKWITTNWAAYTKYEAMFEKYDVNSGGKPGGGGEYDVQLGFGWTNGVALRLLNQYGDRLESAAAPLNASSLIWVQFLLLLILLIQG